A genomic segment from Candidatus Neomarinimicrobiota bacterium encodes:
- a CDS encoding prepilin-type N-terminal cleavage/methylation domain-containing protein — protein MKQNLRTRESGFTLIEVLVVVIIVAILAAVAFPIYQNYVKGAYASDAQSAIGSIYNAAQMYYQDMGEWPSDVIEDLEPKYINIKEATKLQWEFEMIGGGDDLTQITANSTDEMKQGAGNEVIYTVATGRFSGYGFDEEK, from the coding sequence ATGAAACAGAACCTGAGAACCCGGGAATCCGGCTTCACCCTGATCGAGGTGTTGGTCGTAGTTATTATTGTTGCCATTCTGGCTGCGGTTGCATTTCCCATCTACCAAAACTATGTAAAAGGTGCCTATGCCTCTGATGCTCAGTCCGCTATCGGTTCCATTTATAATGCTGCCCAAATGTACTATCAGGACATGGGTGAGTGGCCCTCTGATGTAATTGAAGACCTGGAACCTAAATACATAAACATTAAAGAAGCCACCAAGCTGCAATGGGAATTCGAGATGATCGGTGGCGGTGATGATTTGACTCAGATCACAGCCAATAGCACAGATGAGATGAAACAGGGTGCCGGGAATGAAGTTATTTATACGGTTGCCACTGGTAGATTCTCCGGTTACGGTTTCGACGAAGAAAAATAA
- a CDS encoding type IV pilus twitching motility protein PilT: MTSKIDDLLGYSLESGSSDLHLSVGAIPMVRINGTMRKLNLPMLTKEAMEEITHDVMNEGQLKRFHDRKEIDFSRELEGRGRFRVNFFKQIRGIAGVFRTIPTLIKGFDELDVPPVLAKLAMRNRGLILLTGPTGSGKSTTLAAMVDHINEHKEAHIITIEDPVEYYHESKNCLVNQRELGISTDSFANALRSALREDPDVILVGEMRDLETIQLALTAAETGHLVMSTLHTSSASKTIDRIIDIFPVAQKGQVRSMLSESLVAVIAQKLLKTKDEKGRVPACEVMIANSAVRNLIREDKIYQIPSVIQAGGVDGMQTLDQDLQRLVSQGKISRAAAAQIADNPKLFSSGIM; this comes from the coding sequence ATGACTTCAAAGATTGATGATCTGCTGGGTTATTCACTGGAAAGTGGCTCTTCTGATCTGCATTTAAGTGTTGGGGCAATCCCCATGGTTCGGATCAACGGAACCATGCGCAAATTGAACCTGCCTATGCTTACCAAAGAAGCGATGGAAGAGATCACCCACGACGTGATGAATGAAGGACAGCTTAAACGCTTTCATGATCGCAAGGAGATCGATTTTTCACGTGAGTTGGAAGGCCGGGGGCGTTTCAGGGTCAATTTCTTTAAACAGATTCGCGGAATCGCAGGTGTTTTTCGTACCATTCCCACGCTGATCAAGGGTTTTGATGAATTGGATGTACCGCCAGTTTTAGCCAAGTTGGCCATGCGTAATCGCGGACTGATCCTGCTCACCGGTCCTACGGGCTCAGGAAAGTCAACCACGTTGGCTGCCATGGTGGATCATATCAATGAGCACAAAGAAGCCCATATCATTACCATTGAAGATCCGGTGGAATATTACCATGAGAGCAAGAACTGTCTGGTGAATCAGCGTGAGCTGGGTATTTCCACCGACAGTTTTGCCAATGCGCTGCGTTCAGCTCTACGTGAAGATCCAGATGTTATCCTGGTGGGTGAAATGCGTGACCTGGAGACCATCCAGTTGGCTTTAACAGCCGCTGAAACGGGTCACCTCGTCATGTCAACCCTGCATACCTCCAGTGCCTCAAAGACCATCGATAGAATCATTGATATCTTTCCGGTGGCCCAGAAGGGTCAGGTACGTTCCATGTTGTCCGAAAGTTTAGTAGCTGTTATTGCTCAAAAGCTATTAAAAACCAAGGATGAGAAGGGTCGGGTACCTGCCTGTGAGGTTATGATTGCCAATTCGGCAGTTCGTAACCTGATTCGTGAGGACAAGATCTATCAGATTCCCTCTGTGATCCAGGCTGGTGGAGTGGATGGAATGCAGACCCTGGATCAGGATCTGCAGCGTCTGGTAAGTCAGGGGAAGATTTCCCGGGCTGCCGCTGCTCAGATCGCAGACAATCCTAAATTATTTTCATCAGGTATTATGTAA
- a CDS encoding type II secretion system protein, whose product MQSRRSSPAKPTEAGFTLIEVVIGLLIIAMTASTVFYGVSYARAEIRKIAIRERALEELGGYMDYWIALINYGQMSVNDKTGDNRGEEVIIYNPTGIEDEAIVAKIYREPFTAIYSDEYNPLNDPYYHLKCRIVWEDHLADNEMTELYLETKTFSF is encoded by the coding sequence ATGCAGTCACGGCGATCATCTCCGGCCAAGCCAACCGAAGCAGGATTTACCCTGATCGAGGTTGTGATTGGATTATTGATCATTGCCATGACTGCCTCGACTGTTTTTTATGGTGTTAGTTATGCTCGGGCTGAGATCCGCAAGATCGCCATCCGAGAGCGGGCTCTGGAAGAACTCGGAGGCTATATGGATTATTGGATAGCCCTGATCAACTATGGCCAGATGTCAGTCAATGATAAAACCGGTGATAATCGCGGCGAAGAAGTCATTATCTACAATCCAACTGGTATTGAAGATGAAGCGATCGTAGCCAAGATCTATCGAGAGCCTTTCACCGCTATTTATTCAGATGAATACAATCCTCTGAATGACCCATACTACCATCTGAAATGTCGGATCGTATGGGAAGATCATCTGGCCGATAATGAGATGACCGAACTTTATCTGGAAACCAAAACCTTTAGTTTTTGA
- a CDS encoding type II secretion system protein, giving the protein MMNKLLKHRNNRGFTLIEMAVVMTIFSLAGLGLVSSAVSIVGFYQDDMVSKDIKTYGNAVLNTVAEKIQGANKITVTTGPTGHDLVYLKYPGKGSVGLTKSIQVSQDGTFLWQGRDMLPQIPLQLEGMYRNKDQREIFLAEFTVHNLIQAEYEPVQHRNEIKAVGKSVYEVSIIYGLTTNFKQGSPQTEYLTFKKKVYSFQNLIHRMGG; this is encoded by the coding sequence ATGATGAACAAGCTGCTGAAACATAGAAATAACCGGGGTTTTACCTTAATTGAGATGGCTGTGGTAATGACTATCTTCAGTCTGGCCGGCTTGGGACTGGTGTCCAGTGCAGTAAGTATTGTTGGGTTTTATCAGGACGATATGGTTAGCAAGGATATCAAGACCTATGGCAATGCTGTTTTGAATACTGTTGCTGAAAAGATCCAGGGAGCGAATAAGATCACGGTTACCACAGGTCCCACTGGTCATGATCTTGTTTATCTGAAATATCCCGGTAAGGGAAGCGTTGGGTTGACCAAGTCCATTCAGGTTTCGCAAGACGGCACTTTTCTTTGGCAGGGGCGGGATATGTTGCCTCAGATACCCTTGCAGTTGGAGGGGATGTATCGGAATAAAGATCAGCGTGAGATATTTCTGGCTGAATTCACAGTGCATAATTTGATCCAGGCTGAGTATGAACCCGTTCAACATAGAAATGAGATAAAAGCAGTTGGTAAATCGGTTTATGAGGTCTCCATCATCTATGGTCTGACAACCAATTTTAAGCAGGGTTCTCCGCAAACTGAGTACTTGACCTTTAAAAAGAAGGTCTACTCCTTTCAAAATTTAATTCATCGGATGGGTGGTTGA
- the pilM gene encoding type IV pilus assembly protein PilM, with amino-acid sequence MSIGLDIGRFEIKAVQLSKSPKGYQLVNYGAEPVYELTKAYDPERMDESILLAAAERLLARMKINPKRVKVLTSGLSNQQSSIRQLKMMNTEDEDELAQALQFEARKHIPMDGTDALLDFQILGEDIKEMDKLNVLLVATTQRNLNNHLNLLKSMNLRPGIVDSEAIGMANSYVIEHGLPDEGTYVFLNIGAVNSVLAVWGRQAPFFARDVQIGGHHFTKEIMEKRQMAYKEADDFKRSPAHTELVDKIASNMEGDFSVSVAEHTIYDNLVDEVRRSLRYYIKESNESFFQKIIIMGGSAGINGLAEFISNRLNIPAEIYHPFSQLHHDMDHDGELSSQYATAVGYAMRGLLE; translated from the coding sequence ATGAGTATTGGACTTGATATTGGCCGCTTTGAGATAAAAGCGGTGCAGCTGAGTAAAAGCCCCAAGGGCTATCAGCTGGTTAATTATGGAGCAGAACCGGTCTATGAACTGACCAAAGCCTATGATCCTGAGCGTATGGATGAATCCATACTCCTTGCTGCGGCAGAACGGTTGCTGGCCAGGATGAAGATCAATCCGAAACGGGTCAAGGTGCTAACCAGTGGCTTGAGCAATCAGCAGAGCAGTATTCGTCAACTCAAGATGATGAATACTGAGGATGAAGATGAATTAGCTCAGGCTCTGCAGTTTGAAGCGCGTAAACACATCCCCATGGACGGAACTGATGCGTTATTGGATTTCCAGATCCTGGGAGAAGATATTAAGGAGATGGACAAGCTGAATGTCCTGTTGGTGGCTACCACTCAACGTAATCTTAATAACCATCTGAACTTGTTGAAGAGCATGAACCTTAGACCTGGTATCGTTGATTCAGAAGCGATCGGGATGGCTAACTCGTACGTGATCGAACATGGACTACCTGATGAGGGAACCTATGTCTTTCTGAATATTGGCGCCGTGAACTCTGTATTGGCGGTCTGGGGTCGTCAAGCTCCCTTTTTTGCAAGGGATGTGCAGATCGGAGGGCATCATTTCACCAAAGAGATCATGGAAAAGAGGCAGATGGCTTACAAGGAAGCTGATGACTTCAAGCGCAGCCCCGCCCACACTGAATTGGTTGACAAGATCGCGAGCAACATGGAGGGTGACTTCTCTGTGAGTGTTGCTGAGCACACTATTTATGACAACCTGGTGGATGAAGTTCGCAGATCCCTGCGTTATTACATCAAGGAGAGTAATGAGAGTTTCTTCCAAAAGATCATCATTATGGGAGGATCAGCAGGGATCAATGGCCTGGCTGAGTTCATTTCCAATCGCTTGAATATTCCGGCTGAGATCTACCATCCCTTCAGTCAGCTTCACCACGATATGGATCATGATGGGGAGCTTTCTTCACAGTATGCCACGGCTGTTGGATACGCCATGCGCGGACTCCTGGAATAG
- a CDS encoding PilN domain-containing protein — MINAIKINLNHASSKAARLEIRREQLRWGFFGLILLLLTLNGVWLLYENSQYADLILAKQDQMAQIEQQIEALKQEGMDLSRNDIIELSKLEGGRKHWADKLNALGLLIPHDMALTHLNYKNDILTIEGISRIYHDEREFDIIEEFIERLKSNAVFSDDFTDIKFSKYSRLTIMAQDVVNFEIKGYLKNDSKKKKKRSRRS, encoded by the coding sequence ATGATTAACGCTATCAAAATCAACCTGAATCACGCATCGAGCAAAGCAGCTCGTTTGGAGATCAGGCGGGAACAATTACGCTGGGGCTTTTTCGGTCTCATATTGCTCTTGCTGACCCTGAACGGAGTCTGGTTGTTGTACGAAAACTCCCAATATGCCGATCTAATTCTGGCTAAACAGGATCAGATGGCTCAGATCGAGCAGCAGATCGAAGCATTAAAGCAAGAGGGGATGGATCTGTCCAGAAATGATATCATAGAATTGTCAAAACTGGAGGGTGGCCGCAAACACTGGGCTGATAAACTGAATGCCCTGGGCCTACTCATTCCTCACGATATGGCTCTAACCCACTTGAACTATAAGAATGATATACTGACCATTGAGGGGATTTCCCGGATCTATCACGATGAACGGGAATTTGACATCATTGAAGAATTTATTGAACGCCTGAAGAGCAACGCTGTTTTCTCTGATGATTTTACGGATATCAAGTTCTCAAAATACTCCCGGCTAACCATTATGGCTCAGGACGTGGTCAATTTTGAGATCAAAGGTTATTTAAAGAATGATAGTAAGAAGAAGAAAAAGAGGAGCCGCCGATCATGA
- the pilO gene encoding type 4a pilus biogenesis protein PilO, translating into MTQRVNILGIGVLVLALGFYYSYNWILKEKPISIKSYDKKIEVLNEQLITAQILANNLDHVYTLFERNLALSEQDSLADDASIPFLNSLTQTIDSLGIQLRNIRPKQGTPRRRSIETPYDIEIRCNYRQFGKLLAELERSSRLITVKEFHVKNGVERLKNSAGPGILKTQDIEMQISTLTLVKE; encoded by the coding sequence ATGACACAACGTGTGAATATTCTGGGAATCGGTGTCCTGGTACTGGCTCTGGGCTTTTATTACAGCTATAATTGGATCCTGAAAGAAAAACCGATTTCCATCAAATCCTACGATAAGAAAATAGAGGTCTTGAATGAACAACTGATCACCGCTCAGATTCTGGCCAATAATTTGGATCACGTCTATACACTATTCGAACGAAACCTGGCCTTAAGTGAGCAGGATTCGCTGGCAGATGACGCATCAATCCCTTTTCTGAATTCGCTTACCCAAACCATCGATAGCCTGGGGATCCAACTGCGCAATATTCGTCCCAAACAGGGGACTCCCCGGCGACGTAGTATTGAAACGCCCTATGATATTGAAATTCGCTGTAATTATCGCCAGTTCGGTAAGCTATTGGCGGAACTGGAACGTTCCTCCCGACTGATCACCGTCAAGGAATTCCATGTGAAGAATGGCGTTGAGCGCCTGAAAAACTCTGCTGGTCCTGGCATATTAAAAACTCAGGATATTGAAATGCAGATATCAACCCTGACTTTGGTGAAGGAGTAG
- a CDS encoding ATPase, T2SS/T4P/T4SS family: MFNPQFQKLGDILMHEGVLDQTQLDQALERQKTTKEKLGKLLIRMGMIAEADLVKVYALQLGHPAVYEDDLMKVDGNIINIIPEDFAYENMSLILASSETTIVVAMEDPEDLGTVDAIEKLTSLKVEVVVAGETALQNAIDYHYGKIKQTDEVDAALSSIQVFSGDEDDKGLVDLSQDSVSEEDAPFVKLVNLILMEAIKERSTDIHVEPQSHVVNVRIRIDGVLQKIMTPPITSLSGITTRIKILSNLDIAERRLPQDGRMGIKMGDREIDVRVSVLPTVHGEKIVMRLLDKGGFNLDLTTLGLQPEDLITFGRWIRQPYGMVVISGPTGSGKSTTLYASLKEIKTEGTNITTVEDPVEYQMDGISQVQMRDKIGLTFSSSLRSILRQDPDILLIGEIRDEETADIAIKFALTGHLVFSTVHANDAPSTITRLIDIGVPPFLVGSSLNLVMAQRLVRTICTNCKEEYTPSKDELSRLGLKAGEHTYYHGKGCVQCRQTGYKGRSGIFEMLEMRQAIRKLVFENANQEVIREKAIEQGMVSLREAGIRKLKEGVTTFEEVLRSTVEDF; this comes from the coding sequence ATGTTCAATCCTCAATTTCAGAAACTTGGTGACATACTTATGCATGAGGGTGTCCTTGATCAGACTCAGTTGGATCAGGCACTTGAACGCCAGAAGACCACCAAAGAAAAACTCGGTAAGCTGTTGATCCGCATGGGCATGATAGCTGAAGCTGATCTGGTTAAGGTTTATGCTTTACAGCTGGGGCATCCTGCCGTTTATGAAGATGACCTCATGAAGGTTGATGGAAATATCATCAACATCATCCCTGAAGACTTTGCCTATGAGAATATGTCTCTGATTCTGGCCAGCTCTGAAACCACCATTGTAGTGGCTATGGAAGATCCTGAGGATCTGGGTACCGTAGATGCTATCGAGAAATTAACCTCTCTGAAGGTGGAGGTTGTGGTTGCCGGTGAAACGGCTTTACAGAACGCCATAGACTATCACTACGGGAAAATCAAGCAGACCGATGAAGTGGATGCTGCCCTTTCCAGTATTCAGGTGTTCTCCGGTGATGAGGATGATAAGGGACTGGTGGATCTAAGTCAGGATAGTGTCAGTGAAGAGGATGCTCCTTTTGTAAAATTGGTCAACCTGATCCTTATGGAAGCCATCAAGGAACGTTCCACAGATATCCATGTGGAACCTCAGTCCCATGTGGTCAATGTGAGAATTCGTATCGATGGGGTGCTACAGAAGATCATGACCCCGCCAATTACCTCATTAAGTGGTATTACAACTCGAATCAAGATTCTTTCAAACCTCGATATTGCTGAACGTCGTCTACCTCAGGATGGACGAATGGGTATAAAAATGGGTGATAGAGAGATCGATGTACGTGTCTCAGTGCTCCCTACTGTCCATGGTGAAAAGATCGTAATGCGTCTGTTGGATAAAGGTGGATTTAACCTGGATCTCACCACTCTGGGACTGCAACCTGAGGATCTGATCACATTTGGTCGCTGGATTCGGCAACCCTATGGTATGGTTGTGATTTCAGGACCAACCGGTTCGGGTAAGTCAACCACTCTATATGCCTCACTGAAGGAGATCAAGACAGAAGGTACCAATATCACCACCGTTGAAGATCCGGTTGAATACCAGATGGATGGTATCAGTCAGGTCCAGATGCGTGATAAGATAGGCCTGACCTTTAGCTCATCTCTAAGATCCATCCTTCGCCAGGATCCTGATATTCTATTAATTGGTGAGATCCGTGATGAGGAAACGGCCGATATTGCTATCAAGTTTGCTTTGACTGGTCACTTGGTCTTTAGTACGGTACACGCCAACGATGCTCCCTCTACCATCACGCGGTTGATTGATATTGGAGTGCCACCCTTTCTGGTTGGCTCCAGTTTAAACCTGGTGATGGCTCAGCGATTGGTTAGAACGATATGTACTAATTGTAAAGAGGAGTACACACCTTCCAAGGATGAACTGAGTCGACTGGGGCTGAAAGCTGGCGAACATACCTATTACCACGGTAAGGGTTGTGTGCAATGCCGTCAAACTGGTTATAAAGGTCGTTCCGGTATCTTCGAGATGCTGGAAATGCGTCAAGCCATTCGGAAACTCGTATTTGAAAATGCCAATCAGGAAGTTATTCGAGAGAAGGCTATTGAACAGGGTATGGTTTCACTTCGTGAAGCCGGAATCAGGAAGCTAAAAGAAGGCGTTACTACTTTTGAGGAAGTACTCCGCTCCACTGTAGAGGATTTTTAA
- a CDS encoding type II secretion system F family protein — protein sequence MTRNPNAERQNEAEAQEAAFAKIAEGGKKKKVQEKQWGDDFIEELNLSISKIRSRVPLKNLVFFARQLATMFAAGLTLEKSLSNLAQEEKHVGFKKTLVNVADDIRRGLSLSDAMEKHPGTFDNLFIALVKAGEVSGSLQTILDQLATYIEMVHDTNQKVKSALYYPFMVLGFLIAVMAVMLIFIVPRFNEVYQSMGAELPAATQALVRISDMVANHFGQVIFFGIVGYIAIWMISLTRRGGYVIDTAKLWFPVFGKLINYNIYNKMAKTLGILLGAGVPVLPSMKLIERVVSNKVYAKAIKGSAEYIRDGYNISSAFKISEKFPPIMLQLISTGEETGELDNLLDKAADFYAKQVDAMVNRMTSLIEPLMIMFVGGLITLVLFVTYLPVFYIGQAMKSGM from the coding sequence ATGACGAGAAATCCCAATGCCGAAAGGCAAAATGAAGCAGAAGCCCAAGAGGCAGCCTTTGCCAAGATCGCCGAAGGTGGCAAAAAGAAAAAAGTTCAGGAAAAGCAATGGGGCGACGATTTCATTGAAGAACTCAACCTCTCCATTTCCAAGATCAGATCCCGGGTTCCGCTCAAAAATCTGGTTTTCTTTGCTCGCCAATTGGCGACCATGTTCGCTGCCGGACTGACCCTTGAAAAATCTTTGAGCAATCTGGCTCAGGAAGAGAAACATGTGGGCTTTAAAAAGACCTTGGTTAATGTTGCTGATGATATCCGGCGAGGTTTGAGTCTTTCTGATGCCATGGAAAAACACCCCGGCACATTTGATAATTTGTTTATCGCGTTGGTGAAAGCTGGTGAAGTAAGTGGTAGTTTACAGACTATTCTGGATCAGTTGGCCACTTATATTGAAATGGTTCATGACACGAACCAAAAGGTAAAATCAGCCCTGTACTATCCCTTTATGGTGTTGGGTTTTCTAATTGCTGTTATGGCCGTGATGCTCATCTTTATCGTACCTCGCTTTAACGAAGTGTATCAATCCATGGGAGCAGAACTCCCGGCTGCTACTCAGGCATTAGTGCGCATTTCTGATATGGTGGCGAACCATTTTGGACAAGTGATCTTCTTCGGGATTGTGGGCTATATTGCGATCTGGATGATCTCTCTCACCCGCAGAGGTGGCTATGTTATTGATACTGCCAAATTATGGTTTCCCGTTTTTGGGAAATTGATCAACTATAATATTTACAATAAAATGGCTAAAACTCTGGGGATTCTGCTAGGTGCGGGTGTGCCGGTTCTGCCTTCCATGAAGCTCATCGAACGTGTTGTCAGTAATAAAGTATATGCCAAGGCTATCAAAGGCAGTGCAGAGTATATCCGGGATGGGTATAACATTTCTTCAGCCTTCAAGATCAGTGAAAAATTTCCACCTATTATGTTACAGTTGATCAGTACCGGGGAAGAAACGGGTGAATTGGACAATCTGCTGGATAAAGCGGCCGATTTTTATGCCAAACAGGTGGATGCCATGGTCAATCGGATGACCTCACTCATTGAACCACTGATGATCATGTTCGTCGGCGGTTTGATCACACTGGTACTATTTGTTACCTATTTACCGGTATTCTATATCGGCCAGGCCATGAAATCGGGAATGTAA
- a CDS encoding A24 family peptidase yields the protein MLLKVILGIVISLLVTGGLHHLIYALPLNKIPFKTPLHCSSCHNRFSGIMRIPFFGSLLTIGRCPECHQRLSNTYLTLEFLSPPLVLIMIIFLEPIIALELILAYSALVTIALIDMEHWIIPNKLLFVILAAGFLRVSRSWDQLWFQLSGALPMLILLGMIILIQLVYIKKPGLGMGDLKLAMVLGVWLGPLLAMYTMFVATLLTLLLWVFQGIWGGYKLQRAIQFGPFIALSAMVFGIGRALDPQITTHLLTFRF from the coding sequence ATGCTGTTAAAAGTGATACTGGGGATTGTGATCAGTCTTCTGGTCACTGGTGGATTGCATCATCTTATTTATGCGCTCCCTTTAAATAAAATTCCTTTTAAAACCCCTTTACATTGCTCCTCCTGTCATAATCGATTCTCAGGGATAATGCGCATACCGTTCTTTGGATCACTTCTCACTATCGGTCGTTGCCCTGAGTGTCACCAGCGCTTATCGAACACCTACCTGACCTTGGAGTTTCTAAGCCCCCCACTGGTGCTGATCATGATCATATTCCTGGAACCCATCATCGCTCTTGAGTTGATCCTGGCCTATTCGGCTCTGGTGACCATTGCCCTCATCGATATGGAGCATTGGATCATTCCCAATAAACTTTTGTTTGTGATACTGGCTGCAGGTTTTCTGAGGGTCTCAAGAAGTTGGGATCAACTCTGGTTTCAGCTGAGTGGAGCACTCCCCATGCTAATACTGCTGGGAATGATCATTTTAATTCAGCTGGTTTATATAAAAAAACCAGGCTTGGGAATGGGGGATCTGAAACTGGCCATGGTTCTCGGGGTTTGGCTGGGACCGTTGTTGGCTATGTATACTATGTTCGTTGCTACCCTGTTAACGCTTCTGTTGTGGGTATTCCAAGGTATCTGGGGTGGCTACAAACTGCAAAGAGCTATTCAGTTTGGTCCATTTATAGCTTTATCCGCCATGGTCTTTGGTATCGGTCGAGCACTAGATCCTCAAATAACAACGCACCTGCTTACATTCAGATTCTGA